In Marinitoga hydrogenitolerans DSM 16785, a single window of DNA contains:
- a CDS encoding transposase: protein YLKEIYEAVKEFKKVLFSKSTEKLHNWIKKYEKSSIQGIQSFIHGIKRDIVAVENAIKFEYSNGLAEGKINKIKLIKRMMYGRCKFETLKNKILLIEHN, encoded by the coding sequence TATCTAAAAGAAATATATGAAGCAGTAAAAGAATTCAAAAAAGTGCTATTTTCCAAAAGCACAGAAAAATTACATAATTGGATAAAAAAATATGAAAAAAGTTCTATTCAAGGGATACAGAGTTTCATACATGGAATAAAACGAGACATTGTAGCAGTAGAAAACGCAATAAAATTTGAATATAGTAATGGCTTAGCAGAGGGAAAAATAAACAAAATAAAATTAATAAAAAGAATGATGTATGGAAGATGTAAATTTGAAACATTAAAAAATAAAATTCTGTTGATTGAACATAATTAA